ATTCGCACGGCCAGGCAGATGCGCCCCGGCCGATCGATGCGCGACAATGGTTCGAGCGTGCCTGCGTCCACGACTTCGACATAATCGATATCCACAGGACCGGCCGCCTTGATCGCCGCGATGACGTCCTCCCGCAGCTTCCCGGCGTCGGTCTCTCCGTGCCGTGCCTTTTCCACCGCGTCGAACAACGCACGATTGAGTGACGCCGCCTGTTTCCGCTCCGCCGGCGAGAGATAGACGTTTCGGGAGGAAAGTGCCAGTCCGTCCTCGGTCCGCACGGTTGGGCAGCGCACGATTTCGATCGGAATGTTCAGGTCGCGGACCATCTGCTCGACGATCAGGAGCTGCTGGTAGTCCTTTTCTCCGAAGAATGCGTAATCTGCCGGCATGATCTGAAAAAGCTTCGCCACGACCGTCGCGACGCCGTCAAAATGTCCGGGCCGGTGGCGTCCGCAGAGCCCCTCGCCGAGTCGCCGAACGTGTACGACCGTGGCGTCGTCCCCCGGATACATCGTGGAGACATCAGGCGTGAATACCAGTCGGGCCCCTTCCTCGCGACAGACGTCCAAATCGACTTCAAGATTCGCGGGGTACCGGCTGAGGTCTTCCCCAGGCGCGAATTGCGTCGGATTCAGGAAGATGGAAACCGCCGTTGACTCACATTTTTGCATTGAGGCTCGGATCAAGGAGACGTGGCCCTCGTGCAGCGCTCCCATTGTGGGCACCAGCCCGACCGGACCGAATTCGCGCCGAAGGTCGTGGACGGCCTTTCGAGCAGCGTCAATATCCCTGACGACATGCATCATTCACCTGAATCCGAGGGTTGCCGGGACCGCGTCGGCCTGATTTCGATTCACAGCGGATTGCATGATCCGAAACTTCGGCATAACTGTACGCTGGTTCGCCGCAGTCGCAACGCTCGCTGCCGCTACGCCGAGCGGGCATTATTGGACCGCGAGTCGTGTTCGATACCGGGCGGACGAAATCGCGGCTGGTCACTAACGACGCTCCATCCGCTTGTGTCTAAGTGTATGCGAACAGGGAAGCTGAGCGAGTCTGTGGCGGTGAATGAGGCGTCCGAGATCGCCCTGGTTCGGCAAGCCCAACGGGGCGACGCCGACGCCTTCTCCGATCTGGTGCGGATGTACCAGCGGCGGGCGGTTTCGCTTGCCTATCGGCTGCTGGGCAACGCCGAAGACGCCGCAGACGTGGCCCAGGACGCCTTCGTCCGGGCTTTTCGCCATCTCGATCAGCTTGCCGATCCGGGGAGATTCGGGCCGTGGCTGCTTCGAACCGTCAGCAACCTGTCACTCAACTTCCGCCGATCGCGGGCGAGCCGGGCGGCCATGTCGCTGGAAGACGAGGCCCAACTTCCGGACGGCGCCCGGCCGACGGGACGAGCGAGCGGCGAGGCGAGCGATGCGGCCGATCTCGGACCCTTGCCCGCGGAGCTGCAAAGCGCCGTGACCCAGGCCGTGGCACAGCTTCCCGAGAAGCAGCGCCTTTCGCTGATTCTCTTCAGCGTCGAAGGCATGCCCCAGAAGGAGGTGGCCGAGGTGTTGGAGTGCAGTATCGAACTGGTCAAATGGAACGTCTTTCAGGCGAGGAAGAAACTGAAGGAACTGTTGGCCGCGCATCTGTAGACTCGGTTGGGTCGGTGCGGCTGAAGAATCGGGTTTCTCGGTAGGAACGAAGTCACAGCGGCGCGATCACTGCTGATCGCAGGACGAAACGGGAATGTCCCACGACGAATACAATCCCAACGATCCGCTGTTTCTGCTGAGCCGCTATCTCGACGGTGATCTGACGCCCCAGGAGCGTACAGAGATCGAATCGCGGATTGCCGCATCGCCGGAGCTGCAGGCCGAGTTGTCGGGCATGCGGCAGGCGGAATCTATCGTGCGGCGCGCAACCGGCGGTCCCGTCGAATTGGACTGGGACGCGCAGGCCGAAGCCATCAAGAAGAACCTGGTTGAGAACGCGGACGGCGACGCCGCGCTGGACGCGCTCCTTACCCGTTGGGGTTCGACGACGCCGGACATGGACGAAGGCCGGTTTGTGGCCGATGTCCGCGCCCGCCTGCAGCAACCTGTACGGCGCCGCAACCCGATCATCCGCATTTTTGGCTACGCAGCGCCGCTGGCTGCCGCTGCAGCCATTGCCATCGTGGCCACGCTGGGAATCCGTCCGACAACGCCAACAACGGAAGTTTCTATTGTCTCGGTCGTGGAAATCGGACCGGGGTCGACGACCGAGACGAGGTTTCGGTCCACATCAGCGGCTGTTGTGGCGTTTGATCGAACAGCCGGCGCCGCGCCGAGGAGTCCCGGGGGCCGTATTGGAATGACCGTCGTCTCCGCGGGCGATGCGCGAGTCGCGTACGGAGTGGATTCTCCGCCGATTTGAGCCGCGGCGAGCCGCCATGGAGCGCAAGACTCGTCGCGTAGTCGAATTCAGGAAAAGACTGCTGGAGGACTTCCGGCTCTTGGAGTGAGTGCGAGCGATGTTCACCTCAAAGATCATTCTCTTTGGCCTTACTTCGATCCTGACATGCGGGGTCTCGGTCTACGACACCCGCGATCTGATTGAGCAGGCCCTCGACGAACCTACTTCCATTCAACTGGAGAACGTCCGGCTCGACGAAGCCATCGGAATCGTCTCCGCGCAGACCGGCGTACGTCTGGTCATGCCGCAAGACGTCATGAATCTGGCGCCTCACGGCGGCGAGACCGTCCTTCAGCGTGTTGATATTTCCGGCATGCCCCTCCGCGCGGGGCTTGCCAAGCTGCTTTCGCCCTTGGCCATGGACTTTGTTGTTCAGGATGACCATGTCGAAATCGTCGCCACGCCGGCGCTGCGTTGCCTGGGACGTTCACCTACATGGTCCGAATTGGAACTTATCAACAAGCTCGCCACCCAGTCGCTGGACGGTGATGAGTCCACGCTTGATAGGTTGCGTGAGCGTGTTCAGTTTCGCGTCCCGGCTCCGGACCCTTGGCCTTTGCTCGCCTCTGCCCTTAAGGGTGTGGGATCGGGCAGCGTTTCCGAGGCACTTACCATCGCCTCCGGTAATCTCGGGTGGGCATGGTGCGTGGATGGTGACCGCGTCGTCATCGAGACAGTTTCTGAGCAATACCGGCGGTACCTCGAGCGGCCGATTTCCTTGCGTCTGAACAACCGTCCACTCGTCGAAGTGCTCAGTGCCGTGGGCCGAGCCAGCGGCGTCGATGTCCGCAGCGAGCCAGGCACGCTGGCCTCGCTGCCGGACAGTGTGCAGCGAAATTTCTCGCTCAATGTTACACGACAGTCAGCCGAGGACGCGCTGGAGCAGATCGCGGCCTTCACCGGCTTGGGGTATCTGATCGACGCCGATGGCGTTCTGTTCTACCGGGCCGATCGCGCGCTCGAAGGGCCGACCTCAACGGAGCGCGGCGGCGGAGAAGACGTGCGCCCGGCGCCAACCGCCGGCGACCCCTACGTCGGCAAGGTCGTGATCACCCTCGACAGCGGAACCACGATGGAATGGCTGGTTCGCCGCTCCGAGTTGCCGCCAGATCTTCGGCAGCGACGTGAGGACGACCTCCGCCGCGCATTTGAACGACTGCGCAATATGCCGTAAACACCCGAAACGTCGTGGCGGCAACGCTTTCCGACACCATGGCCTGCCAGACCCGTTGGCCAGTGCTGACCTCGTTCCTACAATGACGCTGGCGCGGCGCGGGGCGGTCCCGCCTGCGCGATTCCAATGAAGAGCGAGGAGGTCGGCCGTGTTCCGTCAACGCTTTGCGCAATTCGTGTTTCTGCTCCTTTTGCCTGTCGCTTCGCAAGGCGCGACGCCCGAGCGGGCACACATCGTCGACGCGGAGGACTATTTCTCGCTCGCCGTCGTCGGAGACGTTGCCGTCGCGCCCGACGCCCGTCATGCTGTTTTCACCGAGACACGTTGGAACCCGCCGGAGGAAAGCCGCAACACCGATCTGTGGATCGTTGAGGTCAACTGCCGGCAGAGCAAGCGCTTGACCTTCGACAATGCTTCGGATTCTTCGCCGCACTGGAGCCCGGACAGTCGCTATATCTACTTCGCCAGCAGCCGCAAACTCGGCGACGGAGACGCGCCGCCCTACAACGGCAAGAAGCAGGTTTGGCGCGTACCTGCCGAAGGTGGAGAGCCATTCGCCGTGACGCGCCTCAAGGACGGCATCGACCTGTTCGATCTCTCCCGCGATGGAAACACGTTGTATTACACCGTCACCGAAGAGCACATCGATCCGGACTGGAAGGATCTCAAAAAGGAATACGGCAAGCTGACCTACGGGCACGGCGTAAACAAGGTCGGCCAGCTCTGGAAACTCGACCTCCAAAGCTGGCGGGCGGAGAAGCTCATTGACGATCAGCGTGTCATTCGCCAGATTGCCGTCTCCCCCGATCAGCGCCGCGTGGCCATGCTGACGACGCCGGAAGATGTGCTCCTTTCGAACGAGGGCTGGTCACGCGTGGACGTCTACGACGCCGAGACAGGCGAGGTCGAGCCCGCCAATCCAGACGGCTGGCGGGCAGGGCATCCCACACCGTACGGGTGGATCGACGCCGTCACATGGTCGGACGACAGCCGTGCCCTGGCGTTCACCATTTCCTTCGATGGCTACCCGCCGATGCTTTACGTGATCGAGTGGAACGGGGACAACGCCACGCAATACGAGCTGCGCCGACCGGACATCGTGACGATCGCAGGTGGAACCGCGAAGTGGCGAGGCCAGGGGCGCGAGCTCTGCTTCCTGGGCGAATACAAGGCCCGTGAGCGTGTTTATTGCATCTCCGATGTGGCCGGCGGGAAGCAGAGCGGTACGCAGTTCATCACTCCCGAGGACGGCGTCGTCGGTGCTTTCGACTTCACGCCCCGCGGCGACCAGCTTGCTTTCGTGATGGGCACCTCGACCCATACGCCTGACGTCTACTGGCGGCAGCCGGCAGGTGCCTTCGATCGCCTGACCAATGTCAATCCGCAGGTGGATACGTGGAAACTGCCGCAGATTTCCATCGTTTCATGGACGGCCCCCGACGGAAAGACCGTTGAAGGAATCCTCGAACTTCCTCCGGACCACAAGCCCGGTACGCCGTTGCCCATGGTCGTGGAGATTCACGGTGGTCCGACCTCGGCAACCACGGTGAACATGCGTTTCTGGATCTACGGCCGAACACTCCTTCCGTCGAAGGGCTACGCGCTCCTCAGCCCCAACTACCGCGGTTCCACGGGCTACGGCGACGAGTTCATGACCGACCTTATTGGTCACGAGAACGACATTGAGGTGAAGGACATTCTCGCGGGCGTGGACGCCATGGTCGAGCGCGGCGTCGCCGACCCCGACCGATTGGGCGTCATGGGCTGGAGCAATGGCGGATTTCTGACCAACTGCCTGATCACAAAGTCCACGCGTTTCAAGGCCGCCAGCTCCGGCGCCGGCGTGCTCGACATGACCATCCAATGGGGCACGGAGGACACTCCCGGCCATGTCATCAACTACATGCAGGGATTGCTGTGGGACGTGCCCGATGCCTACCGCAAAGCGTCCCCGATCTACGATCTCGACAAGGTGACCACGCCGACACTCATTCACGTCGGCGAGAACGACGAGCGCGTACCGGCCGCCAATGCTCGCGCCCTGCATCGCGGTCTCCACTACTACCGCCATGTTCCCACGGAACTCGTCGTCTATCCGGGCGAGGGCCACGGCCTGACCAAATACTCGCATCGAAAGGCAAAAATGAAATGGGACCTGGCCTGGTTCGACCACTACATCCTGGGAAAGAGTGATGAGGGCTCCGCGCCGGCATCGACGGATTGACGGTTATCAGACGCCGGGTTCCTGCCGTTGAGCCCGCTCCGCAACTCCGAATCGTAGCTTGTAGGGGTGGCGATATCGCCACACGGCACGTTTCGTTTCGGAGGGGCGCTATGTTCTGGGTTCGCATTGCGCTGGCGATGGCCGTATTCGTTGTCGCGGCGGCTGCACCGGCCAACGGAGGCTTGATCGCTCTGAACGGCCCCGCACAGGTCGTCTCAGAGCCTCCGGTTTCCCTGGTCCGTGACGCCGTCGAGGGCGGCGACCTTTCCATCTTCGCCGAGTCTCAGGGCGTCACGTTGGATGCGCCGTTGACATTGGATATCGGGCAAGGCGGCGCGTTCGAGTCCTTCTCCAATCGGGAATTGGGTGGCTTTTCCACCGTCGTGGATGCCGGAACAGTCGTCGACAGCTTCATCGTGCACTTTGACCCACCGGGTAGTCCGAAACAGCAGACTTCACTCTCGGGGCCGGTTACCCTGACCTTTGCCCAGCCCGTTTTCGGCCTGCTCGTCGGCGGATCAAGCTTGCGCTCAACCGACGGCTTACTCGGCCTGGCCGGAACGTCATACCTGAACTCAAGCCATCGCGGGCTGGAAGAAGGGGAAGATTCGATCACGCTTTCCGATGATCTCAGGACACTGACGATCAACTCGCTGAGCGGTACGCGGCGTGATCTGGACGAGATTCGTATTGTCTCGCGAAACACGGCCGGGCAACGCGTGGTTCCCGAGCCTGCAACGATTCTCCTGGGTCTTGCGGGACTCGTGATCCTGGCGGCTCGTCGGGGTGCGCAGCGGCGGCATAGCCCCACTGCTCTGAGTGTCCCCCGCGCGACTACTCCGACATCAGTTCCCCGATGAGCGACGTAAACGCCCGAC
This genomic interval from Phycisphaerae bacterium contains the following:
- a CDS encoding pantoate--beta-alanine ligase, with protein sequence MHVVRDIDAARKAVHDLRREFGPVGLVPTMGALHEGHVSLIRASMQKCESTAVSIFLNPTQFAPGEDLSRYPANLEVDLDVCREEGARLVFTPDVSTMYPGDDATVVHVRRLGEGLCGRHRPGHFDGVATVVAKLFQIMPADYAFFGEKDYQQLLIVEQMVRDLNIPIEIVRCPTVRTEDGLALSSRNVYLSPAERKQAASLNRALFDAVEKARHGETDAGKLREDVIAAIKAAGPVDIDYVEVVDAGTLEPLSRIDRPGRICLAVRIGQCRLIDNVAVDVAASQP
- a CDS encoding sigma-70 family RNA polymerase sigma factor, with the protein product MNEASEIALVRQAQRGDADAFSDLVRMYQRRAVSLAYRLLGNAEDAADVAQDAFVRAFRHLDQLADPGRFGPWLLRTVSNLSLNFRRSRASRAAMSLEDEAQLPDGARPTGRASGEASDAADLGPLPAELQSAVTQAVAQLPEKQRLSLILFSVEGMPQKEVAEVLECSIELVKWNVFQARKKLKELLAAHL
- a CDS encoding S9 family peptidase, with product MFRQRFAQFVFLLLLPVASQGATPERAHIVDAEDYFSLAVVGDVAVAPDARHAVFTETRWNPPEESRNTDLWIVEVNCRQSKRLTFDNASDSSPHWSPDSRYIYFASSRKLGDGDAPPYNGKKQVWRVPAEGGEPFAVTRLKDGIDLFDLSRDGNTLYYTVTEEHIDPDWKDLKKEYGKLTYGHGVNKVGQLWKLDLQSWRAEKLIDDQRVIRQIAVSPDQRRVAMLTTPEDVLLSNEGWSRVDVYDAETGEVEPANPDGWRAGHPTPYGWIDAVTWSDDSRALAFTISFDGYPPMLYVIEWNGDNATQYELRRPDIVTIAGGTAKWRGQGRELCFLGEYKARERVYCISDVAGGKQSGTQFITPEDGVVGAFDFTPRGDQLAFVMGTSTHTPDVYWRQPAGAFDRLTNVNPQVDTWKLPQISIVSWTAPDGKTVEGILELPPDHKPGTPLPMVVEIHGGPTSATTVNMRFWIYGRTLLPSKGYALLSPNYRGSTGYGDEFMTDLIGHENDIEVKDILAGVDAMVERGVADPDRLGVMGWSNGGFLTNCLITKSTRFKAASSGAGVLDMTIQWGTEDTPGHVINYMQGLLWDVPDAYRKASPIYDLDKVTTPTLIHVGENDERVPAANARALHRGLHYYRHVPTELVVYPGEGHGLTKYSHRKAKMKWDLAWFDHYILGKSDEGSAPASTD
- a CDS encoding PEP-CTERM sorting domain-containing protein, coding for MFWVRIALAMAVFVVAAAAPANGGLIALNGPAQVVSEPPVSLVRDAVEGGDLSIFAESQGVTLDAPLTLDIGQGGAFESFSNRELGGFSTVVDAGTVVDSFIVHFDPPGSPKQQTSLSGPVTLTFAQPVFGLLVGGSSLRSTDGLLGLAGTSYLNSSHRGLEEGEDSITLSDDLRTLTINSLSGTRRDLDEIRIVSRNTAGQRVVPEPATILLGLAGLVILAARRGAQRRHSPTALSVPRATTPTSVPR